One bacterium DNA segment encodes these proteins:
- a CDS encoding methyltransferase domain-containing protein: MSSRPDVAADMSSSDPQRSADMFSPEDRFGFWRFARHPFFTDVNRWLVDRLAPLGPRIVDLASGPGAITELLLARMREHTRGIIYAVDPSLVELDRARRRIASSLVRFVHGSAENLSRLVPQVDVVVFCNAIHLIGDKQRVIGEIRSVLGPGGVLGFNTTYFKGCYVPGTERFWRSWVVRAARLLQQHGVSVAHSHADRPAAMRWWTPTEYAGLVTEAGFVDASWQLQEVELSPESLEDIGQFSMFIEGALPGVPLDAGANALKRTVRAAMGDAGLTGGVPRYWLQFIARAPA, encoded by the coding sequence GTGAGCAGCCGGCCTGATGTAGCCGCGGACATGTCGAGTTCCGATCCCCAGCGCTCCGCCGACATGTTTTCCCCCGAGGACCGTTTCGGATTTTGGCGGTTTGCCCGCCATCCGTTCTTCACCGACGTCAATCGTTGGCTCGTCGACCGCTTGGCCCCCCTGGGACCGCGCATCGTCGACCTCGCGTCCGGCCCGGGGGCGATCACGGAGTTGTTGCTGGCCCGCATGCGCGAGCATACGCGGGGGATCATCTACGCCGTGGATCCGTCGCTTGTGGAGCTTGATCGCGCGCGCCGGCGGATCGCCTCGAGCCTTGTCCGGTTCGTCCACGGGAGCGCCGAAAACCTCAGCCGGCTCGTTCCGCAGGTAGACGTGGTCGTGTTCTGCAATGCGATTCACCTGATCGGCGACAAGCAGCGGGTCATCGGCGAGATCCGGTCGGTCTTGGGTCCCGGGGGAGTCCTCGGGTTCAACACGACGTACTTCAAAGGATGTTACGTCCCGGGCACGGAGCGGTTTTGGCGGTCGTGGGTCGTCCGCGCGGCCCGGCTGCTCCAGCAGCACGGCGTCAGCGTCGCACACAGCCACGCCGATCGCCCGGCCGCAATGCGGTGGTGGACGCCGACGGAGTACGCGGGGCTGGTGACGGAGGCGGGGTTCGTCGACGCCTCGTGGCAACTCCAGGAAGTCGAACTGTCGCCGGAGAGCCTCGAGGACATCGGCCAATTTTCGATGTTTATCGAGGGCGCGCTGCCCGGCGTGCCGCTCGATGCCGGCGCCAACGCCCTCAAGCGCACGGTCCGGGCCGCGATGGGGGACGCAGGACTGACCGGCGGAGTGCCCCGGTACTGGCTGCAGTTCATCGCACGGGCGCCCGCCTGA
- a CDS encoding threonine synthase, which produces MNYLHHLECTACGATYSADELHTVCPACGKVLYPRYDLERARGELSRDALSGRPASMWRYHELMPVRDPANIVTLGEGMTPLLPMPGIRRKLGLRHVFCKEEGLNPTGSFKARGLSAAISRAMELGVRTIAMPSAGNAASAAAAYCARAHLDLYLVMPVDAPQTNKAECAAYGAHTYLIHGLITDAGRVLRQAGGGRGWFDMSTLREPYRVEGKKTLGYELAEQLDWRLPDVIIYPTGGGTGIVGMWKAFAEMEALGWIGPQRPRMIVVQAAGCAPMVRAYQEGKEKAEPWRDAQTIAAGLRVPEAIGDYLILRAVRESGGTAYSVTDGAILGDMRELAREDGVFACPEGAATYGALKAML; this is translated from the coding sequence ATGAATTACCTGCATCACCTCGAATGCACGGCCTGCGGCGCCACGTACTCCGCGGACGAGCTGCACACGGTGTGCCCGGCCTGCGGCAAGGTGTTGTACCCGCGGTACGATCTGGAGCGCGCCCGGGGAGAGCTCTCCCGGGACGCGCTGAGCGGGCGGCCGGCGTCGATGTGGCGATATCATGAGCTGATGCCCGTGCGGGATCCGGCGAACATCGTGACCCTCGGCGAGGGCATGACGCCGCTCCTGCCCATGCCGGGAATCCGCCGGAAGCTCGGCCTCCGGCACGTGTTCTGCAAGGAGGAAGGCCTCAATCCGACCGGGTCGTTCAAGGCCCGCGGCCTCTCCGCGGCGATCAGCAGAGCGATGGAACTCGGCGTGCGGACCATTGCGATGCCGTCGGCGGGAAACGCGGCCTCGGCGGCGGCGGCCTATTGCGCGCGTGCCCACCTCGATCTCTACCTGGTGATGCCGGTGGACGCGCCGCAGACCAACAAGGCGGAGTGCGCCGCGTACGGCGCCCACACGTATCTGATCCACGGCCTCATTACCGACGCCGGCCGCGTGCTGCGGCAGGCCGGCGGCGGACGCGGGTGGTTCGACATGTCGACCCTCCGCGAACCGTACCGCGTGGAGGGCAAGAAGACGCTCGGCTACGAGCTCGCGGAGCAGCTCGACTGGCGGCTGCCGGACGTGATCATCTATCCCACCGGCGGGGGAACGGGGATCGTCGGCATGTGGAAGGCGTTCGCGGAGATGGAAGCGCTCGGCTGGATCGGTCCGCAGCGGCCGCGCATGATCGTCGTGCAGGCCGCGGGGTGCGCGCCGATGGTGCGCGCCTACCAGGAAGGGAAGGAGAAGGCGGAGCCGTGGCGCGACGCGCAAACGATCGCCGCGGGGCTCCGGGTGCCCGAGGCGATCGGTGACTACCTCATCCTCCGCGCCGTGCGCGAGAGCGGCGGAACCGCCTACAGCGTGACGGACGGTGCGATTCTCGGCGACATGCGGGAACTCGCGCGGGAAGACGGGGTCTTCGCCTGTCCGGAGGGCGCGGCGACTTACGGGGCGCTCAAGGCGATGCTT
- a CDS encoding DEAD/DEAH box helicase — MAVESHTNGFNGLADPRIQRALQELGWASPTPIQTRVIPSLAIGRDLVAQADPAPRTTAAFGIPMLQRLDPRSKAVQGLVLAPTRDAVRQITGDLGRLGAHTRLRIVSISTGEPLARQVARLREKPHIVVGTPSRVLEHLGKATLTLRSVHMLVLDDADRMLKMGLRTDVEQILVRTPSTRQTVLFSSTLPEPIRAMVSRYLRNPIWVTTAPVQTLTAGQRA; from the coding sequence ATGGCAGTGGAAAGCCACACCAACGGATTCAACGGCCTGGCGGACCCCCGTATCCAGCGGGCGCTTCAGGAACTCGGGTGGGCCTCGCCTACGCCGATTCAGACGCGGGTGATTCCGTCGCTGGCGATCGGGCGGGATCTCGTCGCTCAGGCCGACCCGGCGCCGCGGACGACGGCGGCGTTCGGCATCCCGATGCTGCAGCGGTTGGATCCGCGGAGCAAGGCCGTGCAGGGCCTCGTGCTCGCGCCGACCCGGGATGCGGTTCGCCAGATCACGGGGGATCTCGGGCGTCTCGGCGCGCACACCCGCCTGCGCATCGTGTCGATTTCCACGGGCGAGCCGCTGGCGCGGCAGGTGGCCCGGCTGCGCGAGAAACCGCACATCGTCGTCGGCACGCCGTCGCGCGTCCTGGAGCACCTCGGCAAAGCCACGCTGACGCTGCGCAGCGTGCACATGCTGGTGCTCGATGACGCCGACCGCATGCTCAAGATGGGTCTGCGCACCGACGTGGAGCAGATTCTCGTGCGCACGCCGTCCACGCGTCAGACCGTGCTGTTCTCGTCGACGCTGCCGGAACCGATCCGCGCGATGGTGAGCCGGTACCTGCGGAACCCGATCTGGGTGACGACCGCCCCGGTGCAGACGCTCACCGCCGGGCAGCGGGCCTGA
- the queF gene encoding preQ(1) synthase, with translation MRASPDAAPDPGVTAPEAPAAQPVTAGIDGDHTPGPVALDIRPADAVRADVLDTFPYEYPGSPAVVEIDTEEFTAVCPWSGLPDFGRLVVRYLPRERVLELRSFKYYLLSYRAVGIFQEHAANRILNDLVRACAPAWVELELDYRVRGGIHTVVRVRWADSG, from the coding sequence GTGCGAGCCTCTCCCGATGCGGCGCCAGATCCCGGCGTGACGGCCCCCGAGGCCCCGGCCGCCCAACCGGTGACAGCCGGAATCGACGGCGACCACACGCCCGGCCCCGTCGCCCTCGACATCCGGCCCGCGGACGCCGTTCGCGCCGACGTGCTCGACACGTTCCCCTACGAGTATCCCGGATCGCCGGCCGTCGTGGAGATCGATACGGAGGAGTTCACGGCCGTCTGTCCATGGTCGGGACTGCCGGACTTCGGCCGCCTCGTGGTCCGGTATCTGCCGCGGGAACGCGTGCTCGAACTGCGGTCGTTCAAGTACTACCTGCTGTCGTACCGCGCCGTCGGGATTTTCCAGGAGCACGCGGCCAACCGCATTCTGAACGACCTGGTCCGCGCCTGCGCCCCGGCGTGGGTGGAGCTCGAGCTCGACTACCGCGTCCGCGGAGGCATCCACACGGTCGTTCGGGTGCGGTGGGCGGACTCGGGTTGA